The genomic interval ATTGACAAACGAAATTAAAGAGAAGCGGTGGCCCAATCCTATAGAAACATTTCTATCTTTGCAATAGCATGCCCTCTTGAAAGGTTTACCGAGGGCCTTACAGAAAAGGggcaaaaagataaaattgccccctcaaactttgcaaatttgcaaagcatCGCCTCTGCCATTGCTCTTTGCTGCAGCGACGCGAGGGGAGGTGATGGCGGCATAGCAACGAGGCGTTGCGGAGAGACAAAGACAGCGGAGGTGCGGCCATGGGAGGGGAGCGACTGTCGGCGAAGGCGAGCTGATGCGGCCATGACAGAAAGGCGACGACAGCGAGGTAAGGCGaggcagcggccatggcaggAGAGACACACCAGAGCAGGGGGGAATTCATGGGAGGTGGAGGGAAAAAGCAGGCGTGAGGGCAAAATCAACTTTTTGCCCCTTTTATAAAATTATCGGTAAGCTCGTCGGGCTTTCTAGCATTTTCCTATAGATTAGATCTcttttcacatttttctttttgtttttcatatttttgtaacaTATTTAAAGCATTTAACAATGGAAGCTAGCAGGCTAGCATTGTAGCAGCGTGCTTCGCAATTCGCATGGTACTTGCCTTACCTTGTACTGCATCATTAGTTTAGTTGTCTCATTTTAAGTACCGGCCGCCGGAAACACCACCCACTGCCGTCAGCCACCGTCGGCTCCGACAAATCTCGACACTGAATTCTACATATGCATGGATTCATCAACGAAATGAGTTTTGAGGTCATGAAAACTTGACGCACTTGTACAGGATGCTGAGGAACCTCCGTGCACGGCGGCGCCCCCGCTTCGGCGCGCACGTCTGCGCCATGATTGCCGCcgtcctcctcctcctttccGTCTCGCTCCTTCACAGCCGACTCGGATCTAGCGGCGACTCGCGTCACTACCACTACCAGGTACGCTCCGAGGACGACGCTGTTTCAGATCCCTTGCTAGACGACGCCGACATCGAGGACGCTCACTCCGGCAAGGCCTCCGACGACCGGATCGACGAGCTGGACGACGTCGTCCAGGAGGAGTCCAGGGTTTCAGACGACGATGATACTAATTCGGTAGACTCGGAGGAAGATGAAAGCGATCGCTCTAGGGGCACCAAGTACTACTTCGATCACGTGAATGGCGTCATTCGGCGCGCTTTTAATAAGCGATCTATTGATCAATGGGAAGACTACGAGAGCTTCGATGCGAATGTGGGGTCGGAGGATCGGAGCAAGGTGGCATTTGGTTCGGACGACTTGCCTGTGGATGAAGCTGTGAGGAGTAAGATGGTTCGGGTGAGGGGGATTGAGGACGCGCTTTTGTTGAAGATAGGGTCTAGGGTTTCGCCATTGAGGGAAGGGTGGGGACCTTGGTTTGATGCCAAGAGCGATTTCTTGAGGAGGGATAGAATGTTCAAGTCCAATTTGGAGACCCTGAATCCACTCAACAATCCCCTTCTGCAAGATCCTGATGGCGTTGGCGTCACCAGCCTTACCAGGGGAGACAAGCTCTTCCAGAAGAGTTTGTTGAATGAATTCAAGAAAGTGCCATTTTCGTCCAAGAAACCATTAGGATTTGAAGATTCAACCCAAGAGATGAAATTGAACTCCAAGCCCAAACCTAAGTTGGTTGAAGGTGTTACGAAGGGTGTTGTCAAGATGGATTCTACTAGTACTAATGCTAAGACCGAGGAAATCGAGAGTTTTGGGGAAAGTAGGAGTGAAATGAAGAGGGTGGAGAGACGGACGTTACGTGACAATGCTAGTATCCGTTCCCACATAAAGATAATTGGTGATTCATCTAATTTATCATTGAGGAGCAATAGGCATGGGGAAGTTCAACATAGAACTGCAGAAAGTATTGGCAAGGTTTTTGATTCATCAACTAGTAATTCAGTTCAATCACGTGGTAGGAAAAATTTGGAAGCTAATACTAAGATTAAATCTGAGTCGTCTAGTGAAATACATGCTAATGGCAAAATATGGGGCTACTTTCCTGGCCTGCACCCTCAGCTATCTTTTTCAAACTTCATTGATACTTTCTTCAGAAAAGGAAAGTGTACCATGAGGGTTTTTATGGTGTGGAACTCAGCACCATGGAACTTCAGCGTTAGGCACCAACGAGGGATTGAAAGTCTTCTCTTCCACCATCAGGATGTTTGTGTGGTTGTGTTCTCTGAGACTGTTGAACTTAATTTCTTCGAAGGATTTGTGAAGAATGGGTAATTTCTATAACTTTTCTTGGTGTCtagtttgttttatttgattttctttttgggCGTGAATTTCTAGTAACTGATACCTGATGGTTGTTCGGTTGGTTTCACCTGAAACGGCATACTTAATTTAGGGTGCATTCACAGTAAACTAAATGCTTGCATACCCTTGCTTGGGTTTTTGTGAACATTGGTGATGCCAACAGTTTTTCCACCAGCAGTAATTCTGTGTAAAACACAGTTATGTAGTagttaaaaacatatatttatctGTTTCCAGTTTTAGGGTAGCTGTTGCCATGCCAAATCTTGATGAACTCTTGAAAGATACACCTACCCATATTTTTGCTTCAGTCTGGTTTGAATGGAGAAAGACAAGCTTCTATTCTACTCACTACAGTGAACTTGTTCGGCTTGCTGCTCTCTACAAGTAAGTTTGACTTGTATTCTACATATAATGAATATGAACTTTGTTTCTCGTTGTTATTAGAAGGCATGGTTTGCATTGTCTAATATCCTTGTAATAATGTATCTTTACTTGGGACACGCACGAGTCATTTCTGCATCACAGTTGTGAAATAGCAGGAaaaagggaaattgagagaggagAATATGAAAGAAATCCATAATTACAAGCATTtgcataaattctttttaataaatctCATACCTTTACATTCTAATCCTCTATTTCTTAATTACAAATTTGCTTCCCAACCTGATTTTTCTGCAATGAGCAACAGAAGAAAATAACATCTTTTTTTCCCCCTTAATTACAAGCCACCGAGTAGCAACATCCCTAATCAATGAGGAATAAGAAGTGACTCCTACCAATCCTGTTGATCTTGTCTCTGGTCCTCTAGGCTGAATGATGAGAGTTAAGCCACGGTTTGCATAGAAGAATCAGAATTTTGGTTAGAGTTTGGAACTCCATGAGAAGAGGAGGCATTGTTATGAGGAAGGAGAAAATAAAACCAAGCATAGAGAATgtgaaaacaaccaaagaatTTGTGAACTCAATGGATGTTTTGGTGGATGATTATGTAATGGAGCTAATGAGACTGCTGGATGGTTTCACTCACGAAAGAAAACCTGAgtcttttaaaatatatatttgcatttttggtttttatttatttttgaattggaAAAAGAAAGTGACATCTGTGTTCCCATGTCATTAACCTGGCCAAATTAAGGTGAGCAGTCTTTGTGATTAGTTGGTAGAGTACAATGAGCCCAGCAATGATGCTTGAAAATGGGTCCTCTCATAAgtaaattaatcaattttttaatgagCTGTCTTCAGCAGTTTTGTTATCCTAGGACTATGCGGAATGACCCTTAGATGGAATAtgcctctctcaacactctcAAATCCACCCAGCAATTATAggaattgaaaacagaaaatataagcaatcaaacagaatgaaa from Diospyros lotus cultivar Yz01 chromosome 8, ASM1463336v1, whole genome shotgun sequence carries:
- the LOC127808202 gene encoding uncharacterized protein At4g19900 isoform X1 encodes the protein MLRNLRARRRPRFGAHVCAMIAAVLLLLSVSLLHSRLGSSGDSRHYHYQVRSEDDAVSDPLLDDADIEDAHSGKASDDRIDELDDVVQEESRVSDDDDTNSVDSEEDESDRSRGTKYYFDHVNGVIRRAFNKRSIDQWEDYESFDANVGSEDRSKVAFGSDDLPVDEAVRSKMVRVRGIEDALLLKIGSRVSPLREGWGPWFDAKSDFLRRDRMFKSNLETLNPLNNPLLQDPDGVGVTSLTRGDKLFQKSLLNEFKKVPFSSKKPLGFEDSTQEMKLNSKPKPKLVEGVTKGVVKMDSTSTNAKTEEIESFGESRSEMKRVERRTLRDNASIRSHIKIIGDSSNLSLRSNRHGEVQHRTAESIGKVFDSSTSNSVQSRGRKNLEANTKIKSESSSEIHANGKIWGYFPGLHPQLSFSNFIDTFFRKGKCTMRVFMVWNSAPWNFSVRHQRGIESLLFHHQDVCVVVFSETVELNFFEGFVKNGFRVAVAMPNLDELLKDTPTHIFASVWFEWRKTSFYSTHYSELVRLAALYKYGGLYLDSDIIVLRPLSALNNTIGLEDEQAGNSLSGGGSFLNGAVMSFRKHSPFIMECLTEFYSTYDETRLRWNGADLLTRVAKKFLRDNNTYNERMELKLLPSFAFFPINRSNIRRYFSAPATEGERAEQDEIFNKISNESFTFHFWDSLTPALLPEPDSLVARLINHFCIRCTDVL
- the LOC127808202 gene encoding uncharacterized protein At4g19900 isoform X2; the encoded protein is MLRNLRARRRPRFGAHVCAMIAAVLLLLSVSLLHSRLGSSGDSRHYHYQVRSEDDAVSDPLLDDADIEDAHSGKASDDRIDELDDVVQEESRVSDDDDTNSVDSEEDESDRSRGTKYYFDHVNGVIRRAFNKRSIDQWEDYESFDANVGSEDRSKVAFGSDDLPVDEAVRSKMVRVRGIEDALLLKIGSRVSPLREGWGPWFDAKSDFLRRDRMFKSNLETLNPLNNPLLQDPDGVGVTSLTRGDKLFQKSLLNEFKKVPFSSKKPLGFEDSTQEMKLNSKPKPKLVEGVTKGVVKMDSTSTNAKTEEIESFGESRSEMKRVERRTLRDNASIRSHIKIIGDSSNLSLRSNRHGEVQHRTAESIGKVFDSSTSNSVQSRGRKNLEANTKIKSESSSEIHANGKIWGYFPGLHPQLSFSNFIDTFFRKGKCTMRVFMVWNSAPWNFSVRHQRGIESLLFHHQDVCVVVFSETVELNFFEGFVKNGYGGLYLDSDIIVLRPLSALNNTIGLEDEQAGNSLSGGGSFLNGAVMSFRKHSPFIMECLTEFYSTYDETRLRWNGADLLTRVAKKFLRDNNTYNERMELKLLPSFAFFPINRSNIRRYFSAPATEGERAEQDEIFNKISNESFTFHFWDSLTPALLPEPDSLVARLINHFCIRCTDVL